Genomic window (Jeotgalibacillus aurantiacus):
TAGCTGCCCGCGGACTTGATATCTCAGGCGTTACACACGTTTACAACTACGATATTCCTCAGGATCCTGAAAGCTATGTTCACCGTATTGGACGTACAGGCCGTGCAGGGAAAACAGGTATGGCGATGACATTCGTAACACCTCGTGAAATGAACTACCTTCGTGTGGTAGAGCAGACAACGAAAAAGAAAATGAATCAAATGCACCCGCCAAGTTCTTCAGAAGCACTTGAAGGCCTTCAGCGCGCTGCTATTGATGAGCTAAAAACAACACTTAAGAAGAACAACCTCGAAGAATACAAAGTACTTGCACGTGAGCTTTTGAATGACGGAGAAGAGCCGTTAGATCTAATCGCTGCTGCGCTTAAGATCCTGACAAAAGAGCCGGACGAAACACCAGTGGATATAACTCCGGAAAAGCCTCTTGCATCTAAAAAGAAAAAGCCTTTCCGCAAGGACGATAAGAAATTTGGTTCCCGTGGTGGAAACCGTAGCGGTGGAGGCGGCAAACCTTACAACAGCCGTCAGCGTCAGCCACGCCGTACGACTCGTGAAGGTCAGTAATAAATAAAAAAATCGCTGTGCACATCATGTGCACAGCGATTTTTTTATTTACTATTAATGAAGCTTCATTTGACTTTAGGCAGTCATCGTTCCGTCAGTTGATATCTGATGCCGACTGACAGCAGCATGCCTTCGATTTCGTTCTTTTTAAAGTTAAATTCTCCTTTTTTTAATTCAAGCTCCGACCCATCTTTCATTGACAAGACCATAGAATTATAAGGTATTTCATCATTCATTTTTAACAGAACGGCATCTTCAACATCTGTCCATTCGTATCGATCACTTGTTAAAGATAATACCTCACTGTGAAAAATCGCTTCTTCCCGAACGACGGTATAACTTGTCATACTAGCAGCAAGAAAAGCGATCGAGATCAGCAGTACAAAGAACCCGGCAACTTTAATTTTTTTGTTGTCTTTATAGATCATGAAAAAGAATAAAGAAAGCAGTAGAACAAAGACACCGAACAAAACATTTGCGAAATTAGGCGTTTGAACCAGGATCACATCCCCATATGTAAACAGTAAGTGGTGAACGAGATTTGGTGCAACAAAGGCTAAGAATCCGCCTGATAATAAAGTGATAACTCCTAACACAATCCATATCATATTTCCTTCTGCAAAATCACGATTCATATCATTTCCTCCTTGAATAATCCTTTCCTATTGTACATTATTTTCCATGAAAAGGTTTCTTATTTTTTAAAATTCTTCTGTAAATTTACCAAAACATTTAATGAAACACTGAAAAAAGAATGTTCGGTTATTGAAACGTATAACGGTGATGAAACGTATGGTACAGTATGAATGAAGACAACAGAATGGGGAGAACATTATGGGAAGCAATGAACCAAAGATGAGAATTTCCGAACGGGCATTGACTGTCTGGAAGCTTTACGGATGGATTTCTGCCATTATCACGACGATTATTGCAGCAGGTGTGATCACGCTCGCTGTTTTATTTGACTGGTCTGTCTGGTTTATTGTGGGCGGAGTAGTAGTTCCGATTTTAGAAATTATTTTATTTGTTTATGTATTTCCAACGCTTAAGTGGCGCAGGTGGCGTTACGAAGTAAGGGAAGAGGAAATTGAATTACAGCACGGAATCTTTATTGTGAAGCGTACGCTTGTGCCGATGGTCCGGGTGCAGCACGTTGATACGGAGCAGGGGCCGATTTTGCGTAAATACCGGCTTGCAACGATCTCCATTTCAACAGCTGCAACGGTTCATCAGATTCCGGCACTCGATATTAATGAAGCGGATGAACTGAGAGATTCCATTTCGGCGCTGGCAAGGGTGGCTGAAGACGATGTCTGAGGAAAAAAGACTGCACCCGATTACGACCGTTATTAATTCTGTAAAAGCGATAAGAGAAGCCATTATTCCGATTATCATTCTGTTCTTTGTTAATGGCAGAGGGGATACCGGATCTATTCTGGACTATGTCCCAATTCTTGTAACAGCCGGTCTGATCATTCTTCTGATCTTTTTGGGTTTGATTCAATGGTGGCGTTTTAAATACTGGATTGAAGAAGGAGAGCTTCGAATTGAGCAGGGGCTCTTGGTGAAGAAGAAGCGTTATATTCCCTTCGAACGTATTCAAAGTCTGAATTATTCAGAAGGAATCTTCCATCGCCCGTTTAAACTCGTGAAAATCAAAGTGGAAACAGCAGGTTCTTCGGCTGAAATGGATTCAGAAGCGGTTCTTACTGCGATTACGAAGGAAGAAGCGAATGAATTAAACCGGATGATTGCGGCTGCGAAAAAGAAGCTGAGGGACAAGGGGCTCGATCCTGAGCTGCCTGTTGTAGAAGAGCCGGATGTGGAAGACCGCGTTCTTTATAAAATGAGGCCAAAAGATCTGATCGTGATGGCAACGACTTCGGGAGGGGCGGGAGTCGTACTCGGTGGTGTGCTGATCTTTCTTTCGCAATTCAGTGAGGTTATTCCGTACGAAGCTGTTTTTAACGAACTGATTGAGTTTGTGGAAGCCGGAATTTTACTTGCCGGTATCCTGATTGTGCTCGTCTTTTTCATCGCATGGCTTATTGCAGTCGCGATGACTTTTCTACGCTATGCCGACTTCACTGTGAGGCTGGTTGATAAAGACCTTGTCATTACAAGGGGACTGCTTGAGAAGAAACAGACAACCGTTCCTTTAAAAAGAATTCAAGGCATCCGATTTGATCAGAACATTATACGCGAACCGTTCCGCTACACATCCGTAACGATTGAAAGTGCGGGAGGGTCAGTACTCGAAAAGGATTCAAATGCCATCAGGCTGCTGCCGATGATAAAGGAAAATGAAGCCATTCCGATTTTACATGAGGTTCTGCCTGACTATGAGTGGAAAGTTGATTTTAAAGGTGCGCCATCAAGATCGATCTTCCGCTATATTTTCTGGAAGATATTCTTCTCACTTTTTGTCATCATTCCGGTTTCCTGGTTCTTTTTCCCGATCGGATTGCTGTCACTTACGCTGATCCCATTATCCATTTTGCTCGGCTGGATGCAATACCGCACAGCCGGCTACAACCTGTCAGGTGACCAGCTGGTAATGAGATTCAGGGGAATCAGTAAGCAGATTGTCTATATGAAGAAAAAGCGTATTCAGTCCGTAACCTGGACCGAAACCTATTTCCAGCGCAAAGGTCACGTTGCCACGATCACAGCCACCATCAAATCATATGTTGGGGGCAGCTCGACAAGTGTGGAGCACTTGGACAAAAAAGACGTGGTAACGCTGATGGACTGGTATCGCCCTGAAGCCGTTTCAAAACCGGAGGCAAGGGAGATCATTGGGGAATTGGAGACATAAAAAAAACGGATATCCTCAGGGATACCCGTTTTTTCTATGTCCTTTTTTTAGACTGGAAAATAAACATTCCGATGAAAAATCCTGCTGCGAGTCCGCCTAAATGCGCGATAACGTTGATGTTGTTTCCGAAAAACGTCATGATCACACTGATAATAATCAGCGGCAGCATGACCTGGCGGATCTCCATCGGCGCACGTTCGCGGTAAATAAAATAAATCGCTGCGTATAAGCCAAATACGCCAAAAATCGCTCCGCTTGCTCCAACTGATGTATAAGCCGGACCCTGAAAAACAAAGGTCATCGTACTTGCGATCAGCCCGGCTAATGTATACACGATCGCATACTGGAAAGAACCAATCATCCGCTCAAGAGCCGGAGAGAAAATAATCAGGGCAAACATATTAAAAATCAGATGCCACCAGTCTGCATGGACAAACACAGACGAAATCAACCGCCAGTACTCACCCTGTGCAATCAGACCGTTCACACCCGCAAGTGTCCAAAATGTCGTAAAGCCGATTTCCCCGGGGATTTGCGTGGCAATATGAATCAGCAGATTTGCCGCCACCAGAAATGAAATGACAGGATATAACCTGATAAACTGTGATAGACTTTCATTACGAGAAAACATTAAAATCCTCCCTGTGATCGGTGTCTTTTTATCATACAGGATTTTATACGAAAAAGGTGACAAGATGATTCATGGAATCGGTTTAGATATCGTTGAAATCAACAGGCTCTCAGCATTATATGACAGGCAGCCGAAAATAGCCGAACGCGTTTTGACTGAAAAAGAGCTTGAGCGTTTCGAACAATTAACAGGTGGACGACGGATCGAATTTCTGGCCGGACGATTTGCAGCCAAAGAAGCATTCGCCAAAGCACTCGGAACCGGTATCGGAAAAGAGTGCTCCTTTCAGGATATTTACATTGAAAAGGATGACAGAGGAAAGCCGTTTATTCACTACAGCGGCTGTGGAAAGGTGCATGTGACCATCACTCATACAAAGGAATACGCGGCTGCGCAGGTCGTGATTGAGAATAAAGAGGAGACTGGCTTGTAGGAAGCCGTCTTCTTTTTTGTGTGTGGCGGTGGGAGCGGGCGACGGGGAGGTGCGGTGCGGAATTGTACTGTTGTCGTGAGTTATTGTACTGTTTCAGTTAAATATTCAATCGAATGAAAAATGTATTGTACTGTTCCAGGAAATAATTGTATCGTTCACTTCCCAGACCACATTTTTTGTAACGTTCTCATCCATTATTCACTCGTTTCAAATTTTTATTGTACTGTTTCAACAATCTTTTGTATCAATCCGGTCCCTTTGCTATAAAGACTGTTTGCCGCGGAACAGCCCAGTGCGATGCCACATCCGGTGCCGCGTCCAACAATCACTCATCTCAAATGTTTCAACAATCTTTTGTATCGATCCGTCTCTCTTGTTGAAAAGACTGTTTGCCGCGGAACAGTCTAGTGCGATGCCACATCCGATGCCGCGTCCAACAATCACTCAGCCCGATTTGTTTAATTCCTTCACTGGCGTAGGTGATTCCATCTTTTGAAAAATTAATTGAGTCGTTTGAGAAAATGATTCCTTCTTTCCGGAAAAAAATTCCCTCATTAAGCCTCCAGCCGGTCATAATCCCTTCAATCGTCTCGCTTATTCCATCACATTAACATCATGATTCCTTCACTCCAGTGAACAATTCCTTCACCCTCTCCATAACAACTAAGTAGCACTCCGCCTTTCAATTAAGCCAATTTAATTCCTTCACCCTCTCCACAGCAACTAAGTAGCACTCACGCTTTTCAATCAAACCAGCTAAATCCCCTCACTCTCCCCACTACAACTAAGCAGCACCACTCTTCCATCAAGCACTTAACTCTCCACTCATCCGCCTTAATAAACCCGTCCCTTAAAAAAGTCATACACCTTCCCATCATTTCATAGAATCGTAATGCACCGGTTGGACAACGTGTAATGAGTGAAGGGGAGGAAACCATGAAGAAAATTGCTCTCTGTTTCATAGCAATCTGCCTGATGATGATGCTTGCGGCTTGTGGTGAGAAAACGAAGGATGAGGCAGCGAAAGATTTGTCGGACAAGTTGGAGGAGTCGCAGGGGTATAAGGCTACAGCGAAGATGACATTCAGTACGGGAGAGCAGCCACAGGAGTATGATGTGGAGGTCTGGTATCAGAAGCCTCATTTTTACCGGGTTCATTTGAAGCATGCGGAGGAAAAGCAGAGTC
Coding sequences:
- a CDS encoding PH domain-containing protein, translating into MGSNEPKMRISERALTVWKLYGWISAIITTIIAAGVITLAVLFDWSVWFIVGGVVVPILEIILFVYVFPTLKWRRWRYEVREEEIELQHGIFIVKRTLVPMVRVQHVDTEQGPILRKYRLATISISTAATVHQIPALDINEADELRDSISALARVAEDDV
- a CDS encoding PH domain-containing protein; protein product: MSEEKRLHPITTVINSVKAIREAIIPIIILFFVNGRGDTGSILDYVPILVTAGLIILLIFLGLIQWWRFKYWIEEGELRIEQGLLVKKKRYIPFERIQSLNYSEGIFHRPFKLVKIKVETAGSSAEMDSEAVLTAITKEEANELNRMIAAAKKKLRDKGLDPELPVVEEPDVEDRVLYKMRPKDLIVMATTSGGAGVVLGGVLIFLSQFSEVIPYEAVFNELIEFVEAGILLAGILIVLVFFIAWLIAVAMTFLRYADFTVRLVDKDLVITRGLLEKKQTTVPLKRIQGIRFDQNIIREPFRYTSVTIESAGGSVLEKDSNAIRLLPMIKENEAIPILHEVLPDYEWKVDFKGAPSRSIFRYIFWKIFFSLFVIIPVSWFFFPIGLLSLTLIPLSILLGWMQYRTAGYNLSGDQLVMRFRGISKQIVYMKKKRIQSVTWTETYFQRKGHVATITATIKSYVGGSSTSVEHLDKKDVVTLMDWYRPEAVSKPEAREIIGELET
- a CDS encoding rhomboid family intramembrane serine protease: MFSRNESLSQFIRLYPVISFLVAANLLIHIATQIPGEIGFTTFWTLAGVNGLIAQGEYWRLISSVFVHADWWHLIFNMFALIIFSPALERMIGSFQYAIVYTLAGLIASTMTFVFQGPAYTSVGASGAIFGVFGLYAAIYFIYRERAPMEIRQVMLPLIIISVIMTFFGNNINVIAHLGGLAAGFFIGMFIFQSKKRT
- the acpS gene encoding holo-ACP synthase, whose amino-acid sequence is MIHGIGLDIVEINRLSALYDRQPKIAERVLTEKELERFEQLTGGRRIEFLAGRFAAKEAFAKALGTGIGKECSFQDIYIEKDDRGKPFIHYSGCGKVHVTITHTKEYAAAQVVIENKEETGL